One genomic segment of Sminthopsis crassicaudata isolate SCR6 chromosome 4, ASM4859323v1, whole genome shotgun sequence includes these proteins:
- the CAMTA2 gene encoding calmodulin-binding transcription activator 2 isoform X6 yields MNNKDTTEVAENSHHLKIFLPKKLLECLPRCPLLPPERLRWNTNEEIASYLITFEKHDEWLSCSPKTRPQNGSIILYNRKKVKYRKDGYCWKKRKDGKTTREDHMKLKVQGMECLYGCYVHSSIVPTFHRRCYWLLQNPDIVLVHYLNVPALEDCGKGCGPILCSISNDRREWLKWSREELVGQLKPMFHGIKWSCGNGAGEFSVEQLVQQILDTHQAKPLPRTHACLCSGGLGSTGTLPHKCSNTKHRIISPKIEPRTLAIPPIPPPRPPEPLPQAVPPLTESSELPKVDTSPSSSSSSSSSGFAEPSEISLRSPVTPGGLPRGGPALLLLTGLEQLTGGLTPSRHLASQPEFGPSLGLALVLSPQPPAPAGPPSPAFDPDRFFNNPSQGQTYGGGLGVSSNFPEVKAIRTPCIALEPAAALEPVTSNQGTTPKSGEGKEGNRFFIQDDADLMGDLISEEAPSAPGPPSLSIITDFSPEWSYPEGGVKVLITGPWTEVSERYSCVFDHILVPASLVQAGVLRCYCPAHEAGLVSLQVAGEEGPLSASVLFEYRARRFLALPSTPLDWLSLDDNQFRMSILERLEQMEKRMAEMAAAGQAPPPAPDPHPVQGGVLGPGFEARVVVLVERMIPRYGWRGPDHLVHGGPFRGMSLLHLAAAQGYARLIETLSQWRTMEAESLDLEQEVDPLNVDHFSCTPLMWACALGHLEAAVLLFQWNRQALNIPDSLGRLPLFVAHSRGHVQLARCLEELQRKEVPVEPLPTPLLSSASSDTGLHSVSSSSELSDGMFSVTSACSSAPDSSPPPAPLPTLEEATEVTQPGQSSHGLSKTPNLVMEYKASNSQGLPSPPSVSEDSTVEAPIPGYGASSKEVDCHQAVDIIQVDMISLANQIVEATPDRIKQEDFGVEPEAEGPLQEKTGAMGLSETMSWLASYLENVDHLPSLTQHSKLPFEGGHLTAPPAPSWAEFLGASANGKMENDFALLTLSDHEQRELYEAGRVIQTPFRKYKGHRLKEQQEIAAAVIQRCYRKYKQLTWIALKFALYKKMTQAAILIQSKFRSYYEQKRFQQSRRAAVLIQQHYRSYRCRPGPYHRPSGPSGPLPPRGKGSFLTKKQDQAARKIIRFLRRCQHRMKELKQSQEVEGLSQPEMST; encoded by the exons ATGAATAACAAGGATACCACTGAAGTTGCTG AGAACAGCCATCACCTGAAGATCTTTCTCCCCAAAAAGTTATTGGAATGTCTTCCCAGATGCCCCCTACTGCCTCCTGAACGGCTACGATGGAACACAAATGAG gAGATTGCCTCTTACTTAATCACCTTTGAGAAGCATGATGAGTGGCTATCCTGTTCCCCAAAGACCAG GCCTCAGAATGGCTCCATCATCCTCTATAATCGAAAGAAGGTAAAGTACCGAAAAGATGGCTACTGCTGGAAGAAGCGGAAGGATGGAAAGACCACTCGAGAGGACCACATGAAACTTAAGGTGCAGGGCATGGAG TGTCTCTATGGCTGCTATGTTCACTCCTCCATTGTTCCCACATTCCATCGGCGCTGTTACTGGCTGCTACAG AACCCTGACATCGTCCTTGTGCACTACCTGAATGTCCCTGCCCTAGAAGATTGTGGGAAGGGCTGTGGCCCCATCCTTTGTTCCATCAGCAACGATCGAAGGGAATGGCTCAAGTGGTCCAGGGAGGAGCTGGTGGGGCAACTGAAGCCCATGT TTCATGGCATCAAGTGGAGCTGTGGGAATGGGGCAGGTGAGTTCTCAGTGGAACAGCTGGTGCAGCAGATTCTGGATACCCACCAGGCCAAGCCCTTGCCCCGTACCCATGCCTGCCTCTGCAGCGGAGGGCTCG GTTCCACGGGGACCCTACCCCACAAGTGCAGCAACACCAAGCACCGAATCATCTCTCCTAAAATTGAGCCTCGGACCTTGGCCATACCCCCAATCCCACCTCCAAGACCCCCTGAGCCCCTTCCACAGGCTGTTCCACCCCTTACTGAATCCTCTGAGCTCCCCAAGGTTGATACTTcaccctcttcctcctcttcctcctcttcttctggTTTTGCTGAACCTTCTGAGATTAGCCTCAGATCTCCAGTAACTCCAGGAGGATTGCCCCGGGGAGGACCTGCTCTCCTCCTGCTGACAGGTTTAGAGCAGCTCACTGGGGGTTTAACTCCTAGCAGGCACTTGGCTTCTCAGCCTGAGTTTGGGCCCTCCCTGGGCCTGGCCCTGGTGCTAAGCCCTCAGCCTCCTGCCCCAGCTGGCCCTCCCAGTCCTGCCTTTGATCCTGATCGATTTTTCAACAATCCCAGTCAAGGCCAGACTTATGGGGGTGGGCTAGGGGTGAGTTCTAATTTCCCTGAGGTGAAGGCAATCAGAACACCTTGCATAGCCCTGGAACCTGCTGCTGCTCTGGAGCCTGTGACATCTAATCAAGGGACAACTCCTaagtctggagaaggaaaagaaggaaaccGATTCTTTATCCAAGATGATGCAG ACCTCATGGGGGATCTGATCAGTGAAGAGGCTCCAAGTGCTCCTGGCCCACCATCTCTTAGCATTATCACTGACTTCTCTCCTGAGTGGTCCTATCCAGAG GGTGGGGTCAAGGTATTGATCACAGGCCCTTGGACAGAGGTCTCAGAGCGTTATTCTTGTGTCTTCGACCACATCCTTGTGCCAGCCTCACTTGTCCAGGCTGGTGTCCTGCGCTGCTATTGTCCTG ctcatgAGGCAGGGTTGGTATCTCTTCAGGTGGCAGGAGAAGAGGGCCCACTCTCTGCCTCTGTGCTCTTTGAGTACCGTGCTCGACGGTTTTTAGCTCTTCCCAGCACACCACTTGACTGGCTGTCCTTAGATG ACAACCAATTCCGGATGTCCATACTGGAGCGACTAGAGCAGATGGAAAAACGGATGGCAGAAATGGCAGCAGCTGGACAGGCTCCTCCCCCAGCTCCTGACCCTCACCCAGTGCAG GGAGGTGTCCTGGGGCCTGGGTTTGAGGCCCGTGTGGTGGTCCTAGTAGAACGTATGATCCCTCGTTATGGCTGGCGGGGCCCTGATCACCTGGTACACGGGGGACCCTTCCGGGGTATGAGTCTCCTTCACCTGGCAGCAGCCCAGGGCTATGCTCGCCTCATTGAGACCCTGAGCCAGTGGAG GACTATGGAGGCAGAAAGCCTGGACTTGGAACAAGAGGTGGATCCACTTAATGTGGATCATTTCTCCTGCACTCCTTTG ATGTGGGCCTGTGCCCTAGGTCACCTAGAAGCGGCTGTTCTCCTTTTCCAATGGAACCGCCAGGCATTGAACATCCCTGATTCTCTTGGCCGACTACCCCTGTTTGTGGCACATTCCCGGGGGCATGTACAACTTGCCCGATGTCTAGAAGAGCTACAGAGAAAGGAAGTTCCAGTTGAGCCCCTACCTACCCCTTTACTGTCTTCTGCTAGTTCTGACACTG GTCTGCACAGTGTCTCCTCATCTTCAGAGTTGTCAGATGGCATGTTCTCTGTCACTTCAGCCTGTTCTAGTGCCCCAGACAGCAGTCCCCCTCCTGCTCCTTTGCCTACTTTGGAGGAAGCCACTGAGGTGACACAGCCAGGCCAGTCTTCTCATGGTCTCTCCAAAACTCCCAACCTAGTCATGGAGTATAAGGCCAGTAACTCACAGGGACTTCCCTCACCTCCCTCTGTGAGTGAGGACTCCACAGTAGAGGCTCCAATCCCAGGTTATGGGGCCAGTTCAAAAGAAGTTGATTGCCATCAGGCTGTGGACATAATACAG GTGGACATGATCTCTTTGGCCAATCAGATTGTTGAGGCAACACCAGACCGGATTAAACAGGAAGACTTTGGAGTTGAGCCTGAGGCTGAAGGCCCTCTTCAAGAAAAGACTGGAGCCATGGGGCTCAGTGAGACTATGTCTTGGCTGGCTAGTTACCTGGAGAATGTGGACCATCTCCCTAGCCTCACCCAGCACAG CAAGCTACCCTTTGAAGGGGGTCACCTGACTGCTCCCCCTGCCCCATCTTGGGCAGAGTTCCTTGGGGCCTCAGCtaatgggaaaatggaaaatgactttgCACTTCTAACGCTCTCTGATCATGAGCAGCGGGAGCTGTATGAAGCAGGCCGTGTCATCCAGACTCCCTTCCGCAAGTACAAG GGCCATCGACTTAAGGAGCAGCAGGAGATAGCAGCAGCTGTGATCCAGCGCTGTTACCGAAAGTACAAGCAG CTAACATGGATTGCACTTAAG TTTGCACTCTATAAGAAGATGACCCAAGCAGCCATCCTGATCCAGAGCAAATTTCGAAGTTATTATGAACAGAAGAGATTTCAGCAGAGTAGACGGGCTGCTGTACTAATTCAACAGCACTACCGTTCCTATCGATGCAGACCTGGACCCTACCACCGCCCTTCTGGGCCTTCAGGACCTCTGCCTCCTCGTGGCAA agGCTCCTTCCTTACCAAGAAGCAGGATCAGGCAGCTAGGAAAATTATTCGTTTCCTGAGGCGTTGTCAACATAG gatgaaggaactgaagcaaaGCCAGGAGGTAGAAGGTCTTTCCCAACCTGAAATGAGCACCTGA
- the CAMTA2 gene encoding calmodulin-binding transcription activator 2 isoform X7, with amino-acid sequence MNNKDTTEVAENSHHLKIFLPKKLLECLPRCPLLPPERLRWNTNEEIASYLITFEKHDEWLSCSPKTRPQNGSIILYNRKKVKYRKDGYCWKKRKDGKTTREDHMKLKVQGMECLYGCYVHSSIVPTFHRRCYWLLQNPDIVLVHYLNVPALEDCGKGCGPILCSISNDRREWLKWSREELVGQLKPMFHGIKWSCGNGAGEFSVEQLVQQILDTHQAKPLPRTHACLCSGGLGSTGTLPHKCSNTKHRIISPKIEPRTLAIPPIPPPRPPEPLPQAVPPLTESSELPKVDTSPSSSSSSSSSGFAEPSEISLRSPVTPGGLPRGGPALLLLTGLEQLTGGLTPSRHLASQPEFGPSLGLALVLSPQPPAPAGPPSPAFDPDRFFNNPSQGQTYGGGLGVSSNFPEVKAIRTPCIALEPAAALEPVTSNQGTTPKSGEGKEGNRFFIQDDADLMGDLISEEAPSAPGPPSLSIITDFSPEWSYPEGGVKVLITGPWTEVSERYSCVFDHILVPASLVQAGVLRCYCPAHEAGLVSLQVAGEEGPLSASVLFEYRARRFLALPSTPLDWLSLDDNQFRMSILERLEQMEKRMAEMAAAGQAPPPAPDPHPVQGGVLGPGFEARVVVLVERMIPRYGWRGPDHLVHGGPFRGMSLLHLAAAQGYARLIETLSQWRTMEAESLDLEQEVDPLNVDHFSCTPLMWACALGHLEAAVLLFQWNRQALNIPDSLGRLPLFVAHSRGHVQLARCLEELQRKEVPVEPLPTPLLSSASSDTGLHSVSSSSELSDGMFSVTSACSSAPDSSPPPAPLPTLEEATEVTQPGQSSHGLSKTPNLVMEYKASNSQGLPSPPSVSEDSTVEAPIPGYGASSKEVDCHQAVDIIQVDMISLANQIVEATPDRIKQEDFGVEPEAEGPLQEKTGAMGLSETMSWLASYLENVDHLPSLTQHSKLPFEGGHLTAPPAPSWAEFLGASANGKMENDFALLTLSDHEQRELYEAGRVIQTPFRKYKGHRLKEQQEIAAAVIQRCYRKYKQFALYKKMTQAAILIQSKFRSYYEQKRFQQSRRAAVLIQQHYRSYRCRPGPYHRPSGPSGPLPPRGKGSFLTKKQDQAARKIIRFLRRCQHRMKELKQSQEVEGLSQPEMST; translated from the exons ATGAATAACAAGGATACCACTGAAGTTGCTG AGAACAGCCATCACCTGAAGATCTTTCTCCCCAAAAAGTTATTGGAATGTCTTCCCAGATGCCCCCTACTGCCTCCTGAACGGCTACGATGGAACACAAATGAG gAGATTGCCTCTTACTTAATCACCTTTGAGAAGCATGATGAGTGGCTATCCTGTTCCCCAAAGACCAG GCCTCAGAATGGCTCCATCATCCTCTATAATCGAAAGAAGGTAAAGTACCGAAAAGATGGCTACTGCTGGAAGAAGCGGAAGGATGGAAAGACCACTCGAGAGGACCACATGAAACTTAAGGTGCAGGGCATGGAG TGTCTCTATGGCTGCTATGTTCACTCCTCCATTGTTCCCACATTCCATCGGCGCTGTTACTGGCTGCTACAG AACCCTGACATCGTCCTTGTGCACTACCTGAATGTCCCTGCCCTAGAAGATTGTGGGAAGGGCTGTGGCCCCATCCTTTGTTCCATCAGCAACGATCGAAGGGAATGGCTCAAGTGGTCCAGGGAGGAGCTGGTGGGGCAACTGAAGCCCATGT TTCATGGCATCAAGTGGAGCTGTGGGAATGGGGCAGGTGAGTTCTCAGTGGAACAGCTGGTGCAGCAGATTCTGGATACCCACCAGGCCAAGCCCTTGCCCCGTACCCATGCCTGCCTCTGCAGCGGAGGGCTCG GTTCCACGGGGACCCTACCCCACAAGTGCAGCAACACCAAGCACCGAATCATCTCTCCTAAAATTGAGCCTCGGACCTTGGCCATACCCCCAATCCCACCTCCAAGACCCCCTGAGCCCCTTCCACAGGCTGTTCCACCCCTTACTGAATCCTCTGAGCTCCCCAAGGTTGATACTTcaccctcttcctcctcttcctcctcttcttctggTTTTGCTGAACCTTCTGAGATTAGCCTCAGATCTCCAGTAACTCCAGGAGGATTGCCCCGGGGAGGACCTGCTCTCCTCCTGCTGACAGGTTTAGAGCAGCTCACTGGGGGTTTAACTCCTAGCAGGCACTTGGCTTCTCAGCCTGAGTTTGGGCCCTCCCTGGGCCTGGCCCTGGTGCTAAGCCCTCAGCCTCCTGCCCCAGCTGGCCCTCCCAGTCCTGCCTTTGATCCTGATCGATTTTTCAACAATCCCAGTCAAGGCCAGACTTATGGGGGTGGGCTAGGGGTGAGTTCTAATTTCCCTGAGGTGAAGGCAATCAGAACACCTTGCATAGCCCTGGAACCTGCTGCTGCTCTGGAGCCTGTGACATCTAATCAAGGGACAACTCCTaagtctggagaaggaaaagaaggaaaccGATTCTTTATCCAAGATGATGCAG ACCTCATGGGGGATCTGATCAGTGAAGAGGCTCCAAGTGCTCCTGGCCCACCATCTCTTAGCATTATCACTGACTTCTCTCCTGAGTGGTCCTATCCAGAG GGTGGGGTCAAGGTATTGATCACAGGCCCTTGGACAGAGGTCTCAGAGCGTTATTCTTGTGTCTTCGACCACATCCTTGTGCCAGCCTCACTTGTCCAGGCTGGTGTCCTGCGCTGCTATTGTCCTG ctcatgAGGCAGGGTTGGTATCTCTTCAGGTGGCAGGAGAAGAGGGCCCACTCTCTGCCTCTGTGCTCTTTGAGTACCGTGCTCGACGGTTTTTAGCTCTTCCCAGCACACCACTTGACTGGCTGTCCTTAGATG ACAACCAATTCCGGATGTCCATACTGGAGCGACTAGAGCAGATGGAAAAACGGATGGCAGAAATGGCAGCAGCTGGACAGGCTCCTCCCCCAGCTCCTGACCCTCACCCAGTGCAG GGAGGTGTCCTGGGGCCTGGGTTTGAGGCCCGTGTGGTGGTCCTAGTAGAACGTATGATCCCTCGTTATGGCTGGCGGGGCCCTGATCACCTGGTACACGGGGGACCCTTCCGGGGTATGAGTCTCCTTCACCTGGCAGCAGCCCAGGGCTATGCTCGCCTCATTGAGACCCTGAGCCAGTGGAG GACTATGGAGGCAGAAAGCCTGGACTTGGAACAAGAGGTGGATCCACTTAATGTGGATCATTTCTCCTGCACTCCTTTG ATGTGGGCCTGTGCCCTAGGTCACCTAGAAGCGGCTGTTCTCCTTTTCCAATGGAACCGCCAGGCATTGAACATCCCTGATTCTCTTGGCCGACTACCCCTGTTTGTGGCACATTCCCGGGGGCATGTACAACTTGCCCGATGTCTAGAAGAGCTACAGAGAAAGGAAGTTCCAGTTGAGCCCCTACCTACCCCTTTACTGTCTTCTGCTAGTTCTGACACTG GTCTGCACAGTGTCTCCTCATCTTCAGAGTTGTCAGATGGCATGTTCTCTGTCACTTCAGCCTGTTCTAGTGCCCCAGACAGCAGTCCCCCTCCTGCTCCTTTGCCTACTTTGGAGGAAGCCACTGAGGTGACACAGCCAGGCCAGTCTTCTCATGGTCTCTCCAAAACTCCCAACCTAGTCATGGAGTATAAGGCCAGTAACTCACAGGGACTTCCCTCACCTCCCTCTGTGAGTGAGGACTCCACAGTAGAGGCTCCAATCCCAGGTTATGGGGCCAGTTCAAAAGAAGTTGATTGCCATCAGGCTGTGGACATAATACAG GTGGACATGATCTCTTTGGCCAATCAGATTGTTGAGGCAACACCAGACCGGATTAAACAGGAAGACTTTGGAGTTGAGCCTGAGGCTGAAGGCCCTCTTCAAGAAAAGACTGGAGCCATGGGGCTCAGTGAGACTATGTCTTGGCTGGCTAGTTACCTGGAGAATGTGGACCATCTCCCTAGCCTCACCCAGCACAG CAAGCTACCCTTTGAAGGGGGTCACCTGACTGCTCCCCCTGCCCCATCTTGGGCAGAGTTCCTTGGGGCCTCAGCtaatgggaaaatggaaaatgactttgCACTTCTAACGCTCTCTGATCATGAGCAGCGGGAGCTGTATGAAGCAGGCCGTGTCATCCAGACTCCCTTCCGCAAGTACAAG GGCCATCGACTTAAGGAGCAGCAGGAGATAGCAGCAGCTGTGATCCAGCGCTGTTACCGAAAGTACAAGCAG TTTGCACTCTATAAGAAGATGACCCAAGCAGCCATCCTGATCCAGAGCAAATTTCGAAGTTATTATGAACAGAAGAGATTTCAGCAGAGTAGACGGGCTGCTGTACTAATTCAACAGCACTACCGTTCCTATCGATGCAGACCTGGACCCTACCACCGCCCTTCTGGGCCTTCAGGACCTCTGCCTCCTCGTGGCAA agGCTCCTTCCTTACCAAGAAGCAGGATCAGGCAGCTAGGAAAATTATTCGTTTCCTGAGGCGTTGTCAACATAG gatgaaggaactgaagcaaaGCCAGGAGGTAGAAGGTCTTTCCCAACCTGAAATGAGCACCTGA
- the CAMTA2 gene encoding calmodulin-binding transcription activator 2 isoform X9 gives MNNKDTTEVAENSHHLKIFLPKKLLECLPRCPLLPPERLRWNTNEEIASYLITFEKHDEWLSCSPKTRPQNGSIILYNRKKVKYRKDGYCWKKRKDGKTTREDHMKLKVQGMENPDIVLVHYLNVPALEDCGKGCGPILCSISNDRREWLKWSREELVGQLKPMFHGIKWSCGNGAGEFSVEQLVQQILDTHQAKPLPRTHACLCSGGLGSTGTLPHKCSNTKHRIISPKIEPRTLAIPPIPPPRPPEPLPQAVPPLTESSELPKVDTSPSSSSSSSSSGFAEPSEISLRSPVTPGGLPRGGPALLLLTGLEQLTGGLTPSRHLASQPEFGPSLGLALVLSPQPPAPAGPPSPAFDPDRFFNNPSQGQTYGGGLGVSSNFPEVKAIRTPCIALEPAAALEPVTSNQGTTPKSGEGKEGNRFFIQDDADLMGDLISEEAPSAPGPPSLSIITDFSPEWSYPEGGVKVLITGPWTEVSERYSCVFDHILVPASLVQAGVLRCYCPAHEAGLVSLQVAGEEGPLSASVLFEYRARRFLALPSTPLDWLSLDDNQFRMSILERLEQMEKRMAEMAAAGQAPPPAPDPHPVQGGVLGPGFEARVVVLVERMIPRYGWRGPDHLVHGGPFRGMSLLHLAAAQGYARLIETLSQWRTMEAESLDLEQEVDPLNVDHFSCTPLMWACALGHLEAAVLLFQWNRQALNIPDSLGRLPLFVAHSRGHVQLARCLEELQRKEVPVEPLPTPLLSSASSDTGLHSVSSSSELSDGMFSVTSACSSAPDSSPPPAPLPTLEEATEVTQPGQSSHGLSKTPNLVMEYKASNSQGLPSPPSVSEDSTVEAPIPGYGASSKEVDCHQAVDIIQVDMISLANQIVEATPDRIKQEDFGVEPEAEGPLQEKTGAMGLSETMSWLASYLENVDHLPSLTQHSKLPFEGGHLTAPPAPSWAEFLGASANGKMENDFALLTLSDHEQRELYEAGRVIQTPFRKYKGHRLKEQQEIAAAVIQRCYRKYKQLTWIALKFALYKKMTQAAILIQSKFRSYYEQKRFQQSRRAAVLIQQHYRSYRCRPGPYHRPSGPSGPLPPRGKGSFLTKKQDQAARKIIRFLRRCQHRMKELKQSQEVEGLSQPEMST, from the exons ATGAATAACAAGGATACCACTGAAGTTGCTG AGAACAGCCATCACCTGAAGATCTTTCTCCCCAAAAAGTTATTGGAATGTCTTCCCAGATGCCCCCTACTGCCTCCTGAACGGCTACGATGGAACACAAATGAG gAGATTGCCTCTTACTTAATCACCTTTGAGAAGCATGATGAGTGGCTATCCTGTTCCCCAAAGACCAG GCCTCAGAATGGCTCCATCATCCTCTATAATCGAAAGAAGGTAAAGTACCGAAAAGATGGCTACTGCTGGAAGAAGCGGAAGGATGGAAAGACCACTCGAGAGGACCACATGAAACTTAAGGTGCAGGGCATGGAG AACCCTGACATCGTCCTTGTGCACTACCTGAATGTCCCTGCCCTAGAAGATTGTGGGAAGGGCTGTGGCCCCATCCTTTGTTCCATCAGCAACGATCGAAGGGAATGGCTCAAGTGGTCCAGGGAGGAGCTGGTGGGGCAACTGAAGCCCATGT TTCATGGCATCAAGTGGAGCTGTGGGAATGGGGCAGGTGAGTTCTCAGTGGAACAGCTGGTGCAGCAGATTCTGGATACCCACCAGGCCAAGCCCTTGCCCCGTACCCATGCCTGCCTCTGCAGCGGAGGGCTCG GTTCCACGGGGACCCTACCCCACAAGTGCAGCAACACCAAGCACCGAATCATCTCTCCTAAAATTGAGCCTCGGACCTTGGCCATACCCCCAATCCCACCTCCAAGACCCCCTGAGCCCCTTCCACAGGCTGTTCCACCCCTTACTGAATCCTCTGAGCTCCCCAAGGTTGATACTTcaccctcttcctcctcttcctcctcttcttctggTTTTGCTGAACCTTCTGAGATTAGCCTCAGATCTCCAGTAACTCCAGGAGGATTGCCCCGGGGAGGACCTGCTCTCCTCCTGCTGACAGGTTTAGAGCAGCTCACTGGGGGTTTAACTCCTAGCAGGCACTTGGCTTCTCAGCCTGAGTTTGGGCCCTCCCTGGGCCTGGCCCTGGTGCTAAGCCCTCAGCCTCCTGCCCCAGCTGGCCCTCCCAGTCCTGCCTTTGATCCTGATCGATTTTTCAACAATCCCAGTCAAGGCCAGACTTATGGGGGTGGGCTAGGGGTGAGTTCTAATTTCCCTGAGGTGAAGGCAATCAGAACACCTTGCATAGCCCTGGAACCTGCTGCTGCTCTGGAGCCTGTGACATCTAATCAAGGGACAACTCCTaagtctggagaaggaaaagaaggaaaccGATTCTTTATCCAAGATGATGCAG ACCTCATGGGGGATCTGATCAGTGAAGAGGCTCCAAGTGCTCCTGGCCCACCATCTCTTAGCATTATCACTGACTTCTCTCCTGAGTGGTCCTATCCAGAG GGTGGGGTCAAGGTATTGATCACAGGCCCTTGGACAGAGGTCTCAGAGCGTTATTCTTGTGTCTTCGACCACATCCTTGTGCCAGCCTCACTTGTCCAGGCTGGTGTCCTGCGCTGCTATTGTCCTG ctcatgAGGCAGGGTTGGTATCTCTTCAGGTGGCAGGAGAAGAGGGCCCACTCTCTGCCTCTGTGCTCTTTGAGTACCGTGCTCGACGGTTTTTAGCTCTTCCCAGCACACCACTTGACTGGCTGTCCTTAGATG ACAACCAATTCCGGATGTCCATACTGGAGCGACTAGAGCAGATGGAAAAACGGATGGCAGAAATGGCAGCAGCTGGACAGGCTCCTCCCCCAGCTCCTGACCCTCACCCAGTGCAG GGAGGTGTCCTGGGGCCTGGGTTTGAGGCCCGTGTGGTGGTCCTAGTAGAACGTATGATCCCTCGTTATGGCTGGCGGGGCCCTGATCACCTGGTACACGGGGGACCCTTCCGGGGTATGAGTCTCCTTCACCTGGCAGCAGCCCAGGGCTATGCTCGCCTCATTGAGACCCTGAGCCAGTGGAG GACTATGGAGGCAGAAAGCCTGGACTTGGAACAAGAGGTGGATCCACTTAATGTGGATCATTTCTCCTGCACTCCTTTG ATGTGGGCCTGTGCCCTAGGTCACCTAGAAGCGGCTGTTCTCCTTTTCCAATGGAACCGCCAGGCATTGAACATCCCTGATTCTCTTGGCCGACTACCCCTGTTTGTGGCACATTCCCGGGGGCATGTACAACTTGCCCGATGTCTAGAAGAGCTACAGAGAAAGGAAGTTCCAGTTGAGCCCCTACCTACCCCTTTACTGTCTTCTGCTAGTTCTGACACTG GTCTGCACAGTGTCTCCTCATCTTCAGAGTTGTCAGATGGCATGTTCTCTGTCACTTCAGCCTGTTCTAGTGCCCCAGACAGCAGTCCCCCTCCTGCTCCTTTGCCTACTTTGGAGGAAGCCACTGAGGTGACACAGCCAGGCCAGTCTTCTCATGGTCTCTCCAAAACTCCCAACCTAGTCATGGAGTATAAGGCCAGTAACTCACAGGGACTTCCCTCACCTCCCTCTGTGAGTGAGGACTCCACAGTAGAGGCTCCAATCCCAGGTTATGGGGCCAGTTCAAAAGAAGTTGATTGCCATCAGGCTGTGGACATAATACAG GTGGACATGATCTCTTTGGCCAATCAGATTGTTGAGGCAACACCAGACCGGATTAAACAGGAAGACTTTGGAGTTGAGCCTGAGGCTGAAGGCCCTCTTCAAGAAAAGACTGGAGCCATGGGGCTCAGTGAGACTATGTCTTGGCTGGCTAGTTACCTGGAGAATGTGGACCATCTCCCTAGCCTCACCCAGCACAG CAAGCTACCCTTTGAAGGGGGTCACCTGACTGCTCCCCCTGCCCCATCTTGGGCAGAGTTCCTTGGGGCCTCAGCtaatgggaaaatggaaaatgactttgCACTTCTAACGCTCTCTGATCATGAGCAGCGGGAGCTGTATGAAGCAGGCCGTGTCATCCAGACTCCCTTCCGCAAGTACAAG GGCCATCGACTTAAGGAGCAGCAGGAGATAGCAGCAGCTGTGATCCAGCGCTGTTACCGAAAGTACAAGCAG CTAACATGGATTGCACTTAAG TTTGCACTCTATAAGAAGATGACCCAAGCAGCCATCCTGATCCAGAGCAAATTTCGAAGTTATTATGAACAGAAGAGATTTCAGCAGAGTAGACGGGCTGCTGTACTAATTCAACAGCACTACCGTTCCTATCGATGCAGACCTGGACCCTACCACCGCCCTTCTGGGCCTTCAGGACCTCTGCCTCCTCGTGGCAA agGCTCCTTCCTTACCAAGAAGCAGGATCAGGCAGCTAGGAAAATTATTCGTTTCCTGAGGCGTTGTCAACATAG gatgaaggaactgaagcaaaGCCAGGAGGTAGAAGGTCTTTCCCAACCTGAAATGAGCACCTGA